atctcacagttcttttttttttttttttttttagtgtttatttatttttgagagagagagaaagacagagtatgagcaggggaggggcagagagagagggatacacggaaccggaaacaggctccaggctctgagctgtcagcacagagcctgatgcggggcttgaactcacgaaccataagatcatggaCTGAGCTgcaatcggacacttaaccaactgagccactcaggctctccatgatctcacagttctttagTTCGTgtgccgcgtcgggctctgagctgacagctcagagcctggagcctgcttcggattctgtgtctccctctctctctctgcccctcacccgctcatgctctctctctcaaaaataaacatttttaaaaaataataaaataaatcacaatcCAATACAACATAATGGATGCTGTGGTCCAGACCCACTCTCAGGATCTAGCCAGTCATTTCCCCAGCTTCTGGAAGTAGGTTGCTTATGGTTCATAATTCTTCTCTGGGAATTGCCTTCCACAGAAGGAATGAAACTTGCCAAAAGTTACAGATAGCCTCTATCACTGGTCAATGATAGGATATAAACTACTGGCCCCTGTTCTTTAATTTGGAACAACTCTTAAAGGTCATCCTAGGCTCAGACTATTCTTTGAGGTTGGCTGAGGCCTCTAAAGCGATTGTTTcagtttttctccctctgctaTCCTGCTTCCATCACTCTCTCGCAGGCGGGGTCTTGACAGTaatccccacctcctccccgccATAAAATTTCTGCACGTTCACCTGCTTTTCAGAGTCTCTTCATCGGGCATCTCCACCCAGGACACACACTagcctattttatatttttttcctagcaCTTATCAATGTGTGAAATAACCTTGTTTATTCGATGCTTTAATACTTGCTTATTTAAGACTGTAAATCAGGCAACTCCACCCAGGACAGACTTTTTTCCCCATACACTGTGCACCACTGTATCAGGCGCCTAGAGCAGGGCCTACAGAACACAAGCAGACCCTAAATACTGGttgttgaaataaatgaatggaagaaaCACACCTGAGGCTGGGTCTTGGGCTCACAATCTCTCTAGAGCTAGCGGAGCGGCAGCCGGGGAGGGGCCCCGAGTCCCCGCCCCTCCTGGCacgccccccccttccccgcccgcCGGCCTAGACAGGGGGCGGGACCTCGCAGAAGGAGCTGCTGACGCGATGTTGCAGCCCGTGGTACGGCTGGTGCGGCTAAATCGGCTGCCCTACGCCGAGCTGCTGGCCCTGCAGGAGCGCTGGTTGCGACGGCTGCAGGCCGAACCAGGCAGTGAGGCCCTGTCGGCGGCTGAGGCGGGCGCGCTCCTGCTCTGCGAGCCCGCGGGGCCCGTATACACATCTGGGCTGCGCGGCGGCCTGACGCCGGAGGAAACTGCGCGGCTGCGGGCCTTGGGCGCCGAGGTACGCGCCACAGGCCGCGGTGGCCTGGCCACTTTCCATGGGCCGGGCCAGCTGCTCTGCCACTCGGTGCTAGATCTGCGACGCCTGGGCCTGCGCCTGCGCACCCACGTGGCTGCGCTGGAGTCGTGCGCGGTGCGCGTGTGCGAGCTCCAGGGCTTGCATGGAGCCCGCGCGCGGCCCCCACCCTACACCGGCGTCTGGCTGGGGGAGCGCAAAGTCTGCGCGATCGGTTAGTGCTATGGGctagggcggggctgggggcggggcttggcAGAACTGGACCAATGGAGGTGAGGGCAAGCGCGGGCTGGAGGAAGTGGATCTGGCGCGGGCTTTAATAAATCAAAATTGCCCGCTGCGTTTGAGTTTTTAAGTCTTCTCACGGATCTCATTTTCGCAGCTCTCAGGAGGGCCTTCAATGGTCATTTCCAATATTCATCTTTTTGAGAAGTGAATTGCCATGTTACTTCCAATGAATCACAATGTCGGGACAATAATGAAGCTTagtagttttcaaactttttttttaaacaacttacTCTGTTAAAAGACATTTTCTGGAATTTCCATAATTGCAGCAGCTGTGGAGCCACACACTCCTCTCcagctttgtccccctcccccgaTCTGTGCACAACCCCTTGAATGCtcaaaaacaaagctggaaaaccAGTGATCCAGTCCAGTTCCTTCATGTGTACCGAGGGGGATCTTGAAGCCCAGGGAGGAAAGGTATCTACTCTGAGACCCTTTGACTTGTCTTGCAGGAGTCCGCTGTGGAAGGCACATCACGTCCCACGGCCTGGCTCTGAACTGTTGTACAGACCTCGTGTGGTTTGAGCACATCGTCCCCTGCGGGTTGGTTGGGACAGGCGTCACCTCTCTGAGTGAGGAACTCCAACGGCACGTCAGTGTGGATGAAGTAATACCACCTTTCCTTGAGGCCTTTAGGGAGACCTACAAATGCACATTTATCTCAGAGGACAGCCCCAACTAAAGGATGTTCATGTTATCACAGCTGGGAGGTTGTGCTTGAAAAGCACCAAGCCTGACTTGGAGTCACTGAAACCCAGATTCTAGACCTGGCCCTGTCATTCACTCACCATGAGACTATGAACAAATTATGAGCCCTTAGCATTGTTTCCATATGTGTCCTggtttatttatatcttctcaTCTACCTCAGATATAGtagatttgaaaacattttgaaaagcaacACATGCTATATAAATGTAAGACATTAGCACTGGTATTGACAACATTTTCTCAACTGAGAGAAACTCAGACGTAATCagttctcaaatatttattgcttCCTAAATACTGTATTTAATTGGACAATTCTGAGATCCAGTTCCTTTGACTTTATAGGAATCATACCTCTGGATAGCCCAGGTGAAGGTAATGTGGTGGGGTGCTTTTTCATTCTCAAGAGATCTAGGTGCTTTCtgcaatggaaggaaaaaagggaagggatcttcaaagaacaaaatgagattTTGCCTTCCTGGGTTGGATTCTCCAAGCCCAATAGCTATTTTTAGTTAGGTAACCTGAGCTAGACCAGAGCCAGGGAAAAGACCAGAGGAATATCTTACATTATACAAATGTCAAAGGTAGAAGTAAGTTTTCCTTAAGTGAGATCCCTAAATTTATAAAGCTGTGTAATTATTCATTGCTATgcaacaaatcaccccaaaatgtaatggcttaaaacaataaacattgtCTCATATatattctgtgggtcaggaatttgggagaagcttagctgggtggttctgggtGGAGATCTCTTATGAGGTATAGTCAAGATGTCAGCTGGGGCAGccatcatctgaaggcttgactgggatTGGAGGATCACTTTCAAAGATGGTTCACTCTGATTCGTTGGTACTGGTTGTTGACAGGGGGCCTGGGTTCTTCACCATGTGAGCCGCCCCATAGAGCTGCTTTTTCTCCTGGAGCAAGTGATGCCTGAAAGAGACAAGGTGAAGCCAAAATGTCTTATGACCCAGCCTTGGAAGTTACAGAGTCATTTCTACAGTCTCCTAATACGGGAACCCTACTCAGTGTGGAAGAGACTGCACAGGGTGATGGGAAGTAAAGATCTTTAGGACTACCTTAGAGACTGGCTACCACAGGCAGTTAGGGTGGAAAGATCCTTGAATGAGAAGACAGGTGATCCAGGTTGCTTTTTGAGCAAGTCGTTTACCCTCTCTGCACTTCAGTTTGCCCTACACAAGCACTATTCAATAGAAATACAACGTGAGCCACattgtaattttatgttttctagtagccacattaaaaaggaaaaataaacaggtgacATTAATAATACTTTAATTAACCTAATAGACCCCAGATATTGTcagtataaaaatgttttacattccTTTTCTCCATACTATATCCAGATATTCAGTGTGTATTTTCCGCTTTATAGCACATCTCATTTTGGAGTCATCATACTTCGGCTCTtcagtagtcacatgtggctagagGCTACCACACGGTAAAGTTCAGCTTTAGGTAATATGGTATCTAAAGTCCTTTTTTGAGCTTCCAGTATCCTGTGGCCCCACTGCcttggagaagaaagaggagttCTCCCACTTCTGGGGCACACAGTTTATATCAGTTATTGAAGCTGGAAGAGAATTTGGAGGTATGTTCCTGTCTCCTCATTGTACAGAGATGAAACCAAGACTTTGGAAAAAACTTGCTCAAGACCACACAGTAAGTTAATCACAAAGCTAGGACTGGGTCCCAAATATAAGCCCATCTCTCATGCTCTTTTCCTGCTCTGCATACTGACTTAGAGCTCAGGGTAATATGCTTTCCGTCATGGACACTTGGTCAGTATTCATGGATTGCTAGTTTGTCCACCCGTCATTAACCTATATTCTTTCTAGGCCTTTTATTTCCCTCCATGGAGCCAACAGTACTGTTGTAGGAATGTGGGAGGTGAGTAGTAGTTGATAATTACTTTGTAGTATTACTGCCAAGAAGGAAAACAATTATTCCCGGGAAAAGTGGAGTTAGGTTCTCATGGTTGGAAGGCTGTGCATAGTGTTGCTCCCCATCTAGTACTCGACTCCCCTCTCTAGCAACCCTAGCAACTGACCATAAAGCCTGATCTTGAATACCTCCAGAGACTGGTAAAGAAACATTCACTCCATTTATTTTTGGTACCAGGTACTGTGTTAGCCCTCTTAAGTACATTCTCTCATTTAGCAACTGGATCACTGGGAATCGTTCTGCATGGTGTAGTGACTAAGTTACCTGGCCTTCCTGAGCCTCTGTTTCATTAGGCTCAAGGCTTGGCACAGAATAGGCAGCGGGAAATGTATGGTAGTTATTAATGTTCACCAAATATTtcaggcagggggcacctgggtgactcagtcagttgagcgtccgacttcagctcaggtcatgatctcacagcttgtgagttcgagccctgcattgggctctgtgctgacagctcagagcctggagcctgcttcagattctgtgtctccctctctgtctccccctaacccactcgcattctgtctctgtctctctcaaagataaaataaacattaaaaaaaatttttttaaaaacattgcagGCAGGATGGTACTTTGTGGCTCCCTTGTGGTTGGGTGGAGCCAAGTAACTTGTTCTGGTCAATGAGTTATGAATGGAGGGGGCATGCCACTTCTGAGCTGGAGCATTGAATTGCTGGTGTCAGACCGCTTggggtttctctttccctctggaaCGGTGACCAACAGCATTCAGGATAGCGGCTGCTTCCGGAGGGACTGCAATGAGCAGAggcccctgctgctgctggacAGGTGGTATGGTTAAGCCACTGAAATGCAGGCGTTGTTCATTACCACAGCATAATCTAGCCTATTCTGActgatataatacatatatagtaaTTAGGAGTCTTGTATTTGCAAATGTAGAAACCCCACTCAAGTTCacttatgcaaaaataaatagatagatagatagatagatagatagatgaataaatgaatgaatgaataaataaataaaataaatagtgacAATGGAGGCATTATTGGAAAAGGTACTGGGGAGGGCCTCATAAAATGCAAGCGTAGGTCTGCCACTGGGCTCAAGAACAGAACTGGAGCACGTAGCCCTTTAGGAGCCCAGATAGTCTTCTCTCCTATTCCCTGCCAGGCTTTTTGGTGTCTGCTTCATTCTATCTGGCTTCAGTCCAGCTTTCTCTGTTTCCCAGGCTGCATGGTGGAAgatggctgctgctgctgctgtcatcCATTAATATTGGAGTAGTCAAGGAAAAcccccaggtttctggcttgagcaaCAAGGTGGATGCTAGAGGTATTGCTCGGATGGGAAACACTGGGTGGGGACTGAGTTTGGAGAGGAAGATAACTCGTTCAGTTTTAGGTAAATCAAGTTTGAAACACTTTTGGGAGATGCAAGTGGAGAGGACCAAGAGGCAGTGGATTTGTGGATCTGGAGCATGGGTGTGATGAGTTATGTTTTAGGTctggagacagaagaggagggcAGAAGACTGACAAATGTGAGGCATGGGCGAGGAGGGGCAGGCAAGGAGGCACAAAGGCAGTAGGCAGAGAAATAGTTGGGGGCCCAGAATGAAACAACAGGCAATCTCATTCACTCCTCTGGCAGCAGAGCAGTCTAGgtaggattatttttattttttattttatttttttaaatttttgttaacgttttatttatttttgagacagggagagacagagcatgaacaggggagggtcagagagaggaagacacagaatccgaaacaggctccaggctctgagctgtcagcacagagcccgacacggggctcgaactcacggaccacgagatcatgacctgaaccgaagtcggccgcttaaccaactgagccacccaggcgcccctaggtaggATTATTTTAAgggtgagaaaaccaaggctcagcaAGGCTAAGTGACTTGTTTGAGGCTATGCAGTTAGTAAGAAGCAGAGTCAGTCCCCGGCTCCCAGGCTGGGTCTCTCCACTCTTCTACAGTAGCCTCTGAAGGGTGAGCATGCCAGGCATCCTGGAAGAGCCAAGCCTTCAAGAACAGGTGGGCTGTGGGTCAGCAGAGCCAAGAGGATGCAGAGCAAAAGGTCAGAGTAGGATTGAGGCCAGGCCTGTGGGATCAGGTCAAGCCACTGCTGTGGGTTCCTGGCTCTTCTTCCTGCCTGGACAGAGCCCACCTCCGGTTTCCCACAGGggcccttcctccaggaaggaaGCTGAGCGTACGAAGAAGGATATTTAGCACCTCCAGAGGCCTCTTCTTGTTTGTGCAGAATCTTTTCCCCATAAAGAGATTGTTCAGGGTCTGGTAAATGAGTGTTAAACATAAGGTTGTGACCAGCTGCTGTGTCTGGTTCAACATCTTGTTCCTCCAGTGAGGCTGGCAAGAAACCAAATCAAACCAGCTCTTGGCACTGTGACCCAGTACACCTTACTTCTTGGGGAAAGCCTCTCTCTGAAAGCCCTATGGAAATCAGATCTTTGCAATCTCAGtctgattttcctttttgccAAATTACAATTTGCCATACATATAACCCTACCGTATTGTAACAcctataaaattgaaaaagaaaacaatacttgCACTCCCACCTGACAACACATCCCGTCCATTTGCATGTCTCTAGTACTTtagcatgaacagacattttatgTACTTGTATTTTATGTACTTGTAATTATGTGGGTACAATTATGTACCAAATGTAACCAAACATTACATACATTTTCCCACATTGCTACATAATCTTTATAGTTATATTTTTGAatgtcttaattttgttttcattttgcttaaaacttagaatttaatgttttttaaaatataggtaatGCATGCACAtgggataaaattaaaaaggtacaAAATGGTAGCACTGAAATGTAAGTCTTGCTCTTATTCTTTTCCCCTGTAAACTCAGTTTCTTTCCTGGAGGCCCAAATGGtggtaaattcttttttatatactcCAGAGATATTTTATGCATCTGTAAGTATgcatgattatatatatacattctttttcatATAGTAACATACTATAGACACAGTATTGCACTTTGCAGACTGTTTCAGATCAATATATAAAGAGcaacctcatttttaaaagtgactaCAGAGTATTCCACTCAGTGGATTTCCTATGACTTATTTAGCTAGGATCCTATTGAGGACATTTAGGTTATTGCTaatcttttgcttttacaaacaAGGCTGCAGTGAAAATCCttataaaagtgtgtgtgtgtgtgcgcacgcacgcgTGCGTGCCTGTCTGTCCTtctgtctgtgtgtatgtgttacaTCACACATGGTGAGTACATGGGTTGCATTTTTAGAAGTGATTTTCTGAATCGAAGgatatgtgtgtttttattttaatagatattgtCATATTGCCTTCCATAAAAGTTATACCAATTTATACTCCAATAATGTACAAGGGAGATGCctgaattttaaatgttccagcattttaggggcacctgagtggctcagtcagttaagcctccgactcttgacaGCGGCTCAGGTTGTGTTATCGCCGTGGTGAGAtgaagtcctgcatcaggctctgtgctatcaaattctctttctctctctctctctttgcccctcccccacttgcactgtctctctcaaaataaataaataaattgaaggtTAAATGTTCTAGGATCTTaggttttttctcatttttgaaatttttttggtATAAAATCTTTTTAGCATACAAC
This genomic stretch from Lynx canadensis isolate LIC74 chromosome D1, mLynCan4.pri.v2, whole genome shotgun sequence harbors:
- the LIPT2 gene encoding putative lipoyltransferase 2, mitochondrial, encoding MLQPVVRLVRLNRLPYAELLALQERWLRRLQAEPGSEALSAAEAGALLLCEPAGPVYTSGLRGGLTPEETARLRALGAEVRATGRGGLATFHGPGQLLCHSVLDLRRLGLRLRTHVAALESCAVRVCELQGLHGARARPPPYTGVWLGERKVCAIGVRCGRHITSHGLALNCCTDLVWFEHIVPCGLVGTGVTSLSEELQRHVSVDEVIPPFLEAFRETYKCTFISEDSPN